GCCCCTTTGGGACAAAACCGGCCACAGAGGCGTTGATCGACGCCCTTTTCGTGTGCCGTCGGCCGATCTCAGCGGAGTTCTCGCACAGCCGCAGGATACCAGCCAAATCCTCTTCAGTTTCGGTCGGCAGGCCCATCATGAAATAGAACTTCACCTTCTGCCAGCCCATGGAAAACGCCGCCTCTACGGCGCCGTACAGGTCCTTTTCGGTCACGCCCTTGTTGATGACGTCCCGCAGGCGCTGCGTTCCGGCCTCCGGCGCCAAGGTCAGGCCGCCCTTTTTCAGCGTGGCAAGTTCCTCGGCCAGACCGACAGAAAACGCGTCAACCCGCAGGCTGGGCAGGCTGATTTTCGTGCCCCGGCGGGCCATCTCCGGCGCTAAGTCAGCCAACAGTCGGTCGATCTGAGGGTAGTCGCAGCTGGCCAGCGACACGAGGCTACACTCCTCCCACCCGGTCCGATCTAAAAGCCGGGTCACCGACTCCTCGACGGTCTGAAGGCTCCGCTCCCGTACCGGTCGGTAAGTCATGCCGGCCTGACAGAACCGACAGCCTCTGGAGCAGCCGCGGAAGAGCTCCACCACAGCCCGATCGTGGACGATCGACGACGCCGGCACGATCATCGACTGGGGCGCAATCGCATCCATATCGTGCCAGACCGGCTTGGCAACGGGCAGAGGTGAGGCGGCGCTGAAGTGAACGCCGTCGCCATCATAGGCACAGTCCACCAGAGACGGAACGTAGCACCCCGGGACGGAACTTGCCGCTTCAAGCCGCTGCCGCCGAGGCCGGCCTTTCGTCCGGGCTAGGCAGTCCAACAGCGCGGGCAGCTGCGCCTCCCCGTCGCCTAACGAAAAAATATCCACAAACGACGCCATCGGCTCGGGAGTCATCGCCCCCGGGCCGCCGCCGATCACTATTGGACTGCGTTCGTCCCGGTCAGACGAAAGCAGGGGCACGCGTCCCAAGTCGAGCATGGTCAGCATACTCGTAAAGCTCATCTCGTGCTGAAACGTAAAACCTATCGCGTCGAACTCCGCCAAGGTTCGGCCGCTTTCTACCGACTGGAGAGGACGTCCGGCGCGGCGCATCAGGCCTTCCATGTCCGTCCAAGGGCAGTACGCCCGTTCGCAGTCGTAGTCGGTGCCGTTTTTGATCAGCTCATACAGGAGCTGAAACCCCAGATAGCTCATGCCAACCTCGTACACGTCGGGGAAGCACAGGCAAATTCGAAGCTTTGCCTGCAGCTTGGGCGGACGGGCTCCCCACTCACAGACCGCGTAGCGGGTCGGCATCTTCGCCCCGGCGATCAACGGCCACTGGGGATCGTCAAACTCAGCGAAGCGATATGCCACGGTTTGGTCCTCCCCAACCTGCCGATCGGCCGGACAGCGAGTCAACCAGCTTCAGCCCCACCGTGTCAGGTACGGCCGAGTCGAGCCGCTCCAGCTTGTCCAGCGCGCCCTGTTTTGCCACAAGCGCTACCGCCAGGACGGCGGCCACGAGAGAGCTGCCGCCGTAGCACATGAACGGCAGGGGCAGACCAGTGATCGGCAGAAGGCCCATGCTCATGCCAATCGCCTCGAAGAACTGGAACCACAGCCAGCCGATCAGAGCGACGATCCAAATCTTGTTTTCCAGCTCCCGGGTTCGGCGGGCGACGGCGGTCAGCCGCCAAAGCAGCACGCCGTACAGCGCCAGCAAAAGACAGCTGCCCACAAAGCCAAATTCCTCCGCGAACACGCTGAACACAAAGTCAGTGTGCGGTTCGGGGAGAAAGCGCAGCTTGCTCTGGGTGCCGTGCATAAATCCCTTTCCCAACAGCCGCCCGGAGCCTACGGCGATTCGGGACTGGATGACGTTATAGCCGGCCCCAAGGGGGTCGAGCGCCGGCTCAATGAACACCAAAAGCCGGTTTCGTTGATACTCTTTGAGGAAGAACCACGCTCCAGGAAGAACGGCCAGAACACAGCCAGCCAGACCACCCAGATATTTGCCTGGAGCGCCGGCCGCCACGAGAGCGAAAAACGTTATTGTCCCGTAGACCAACGCGCTACCCAAGTCGGGCTGAACTAACACCAAAATCCCCGCCACCCCCGCGAGCGCGAGCGCTCCGAGGAAGCGGGGAAACGTATCAGGACAGAACAAGCGGCACTGCTGCGCCAACACGAGGGCAAGGGCTATTTTGACGAACTCGGACGGCTGAATCGACACGCCGGAGAAGCCGAACCACGCCTGAGACCCCTTGGTTCGGCTTCCCACGAAGAGAACCGCGACCAGCAGGAAACAGCCGGCCGCGTAAATGACATAGCTATAGTGCAGGAGAGCCGGCATGTCCAGCTTCCAGACAGCCAAGGCCGCCGCCAGAGCGACAGCCCCCCACGTCAGCTGACGAAGCGCGTAGTGGAACCCATTGCCCGACGCTCCATTGCCGGCGCTGTAGATGGACAGAAGCCCCGCCGAGAAGAGCGCCGCCAAGACGACGAACAGCGTTTTGTCGGAAGCCCTGAACAGCTCTCCCAGCGTCCGACGCTCAAACATTCCTACTGTTTGGAAGCGCGGACACCTGAAACTTGACTGCCCCGCTTGAGCCGCAGAACGGGAATGCTCGCCTCAAGAGCCACCTGCCCGGCCGAATCGTCTCTGTCCATGCCCAGCTCGATGTTCTTCTCGTCCACATCCATATACCGGGTGATCACTTCGATCAAGTCAGCCCGCAGCGCGTTCATCAGCTCGGGTGTGATGTCCGTCCTATCGTGAATTAAAACAAGCTGAAGGCGCTTTTTGGCGGCTTGGCTTGACGGCGTTTTCTTTCCAAAAAGGCACTCTAAAAATCCGAGACGCATCCTTCAACCTCCTACGAACGCTTGAAGAACTTCAGCAGCGACGACAGGAAACCGCCCTTGTGCAGGCTGTTCACGTCGATGAAGGGAACTTCCTCGCCGAGGATCCGGCGGGCGATATTGTCGAACGCCATGCCGGCGTACGACGACGGGGAAAGGGTCAGAGGCTCGCCCCGGTTGGAGGACACGACGACCGAGTCGTCTTCGGGGACGATGCCGATCAGCTTGACCGACAGGATGTCCAGCACGTCGTCCACGCTGAGCATCTCGCCGCTTTGAACCATGCCGGGCCGCAGGCGGTTGACCACCAGCCGAATAGAACTCTTGCCCTGAGACTCCAGCATGCCGATGATCCGATCCGCGTCTCGAACCGCCGACACGTCGGGCGTGGTCACAACCAGAGCCTCATCAGCTCCGGCAGACGCGTTGCGGAACCCTGACTCGATGCCAGCCGGGCTGTCGAGAATGATGAAGTCAAAATCGGGCTTGAGCTGCTCGCACAGGTCTTTCATCTGGTCGGCGGTCACGCAGTCCTTCGTGCGGGTCTGAGCCGCCGGCAGCAGCGTCAGGCCTTCAACGCGCTTATCCCGAATCAGCGCCGCTTTGAGGCTGCAGTTGCCCTCGATGACGTCCACCAGATTGTAGACGATCCGATTTTCCAGCCCCAAAATCACGTCGAGGTTGCGAAGTCCGATGTCCCCGTCCACCACGACGACTTTTTTGCCCTTTCGAGCCAAAGCCATGGAAACGTTGGCGGTCGTCGTGGTCTTGCCCACGCCGCCTTTCCCCGAAGTAACGACGATCACTCGTGCTGACATGGTGTTCCTCCTGTCGTCTGTCCGCTATTGCGCGGTTTTTTGACCGATAGACAGCTCCCGCGGGCTGTTCGTTTTACGCGTTGTTGGTGTCGATCCTCAGTTCCTTGGCGACGAACACGCCGTTTCTCAGCGCTATGGACACGGGCCGACCCCACCACGGGCAGTCGGCCGGGTCTTTTGTCACGCTGACGGTCGTGCCGATCCGAATGTGGTTGGCCATGTAGCTCATCGCGATGACCGTAGCCTCATTATCTCCGCCGTAGCCGGCATGCACAAGCCCTTTCAGCGTTCCTAGGATGCAGACCGAGCCGGTCGCCTGAATTTCCGCCCCGTCGTGCAGGTTCCCCACCAGAATGACGTCGCCGTCGTGCTGAAACGATTGGCCGGACCGAAGCGGATGGGAGAGAATGGCCGTCGTGCTGTCGGTCACCATGGGCCGATGTGATGCCTCGTCCGCCAATCCCAAGTTGGACAGCACCTGACGGGTCACGTCGTTGGACGACTCCCAGCCCTTGACAATCAGATCCTGAATTTCCACCACGTCCGTCAGGAGGTGGAGAATCCAGTGACGGCTCACTTCCAAATCCCCAAAATCGAAAACCAGCGGAATGCCTCGGGCAGTTTGGCCGGCGTCTTTCAGGCTCTTGCCTACGTCCGATACGGTCGGCAGTCCGGACGGGAACGAAACCTGCAGTATGGCGCCCCGCCCTCTGAGCATTACGTCAGTTTTTTGCTCTGTCATTTTCCTTCGTCCCTTCGTCCTGTTCCAGCAAAAATGCCAACAGCTGTCCGACCATCGGCGCAGCCTCCTTGCCGCCGCCCTTGCCCGCTTCCAAATAATAAATGACCGCGTACCGAGGAGCGTCAGCCGGAGCGTACCCGATAAAAACCGCGTGGTCGTCGCCGTGGGAGTTCTGAACCGTGCCGGTCTTCCCAGCCACCGAAACGCCCCACGTCCCGGCGCGCCACCCGGTTCCGCCGGGAGCGACGACTGCCTTGAGCCCTTTTCTGATGATCGACAGGCAGTTCCCGTTCAGGTGAGGATCCCGGCGCAGAGGCTTTAAATCCTTATTCACGTGAGGCTGAATAACGGTTCCTCCGTTGGCGATCGTGGCAAAAAGGTTGACCATCTGGAGCGGCGTCAGGAGCAGATACCCTTGGCCGATAGAGTAGTTCACTGTGTCACCTTTGAACCACGCCCCCAGCCCTTTCCCTTTTTTCCACTCCGGACCGGCCAGATTGCCCCGGCTCTCCCCCGGCAGGTCGATCCCCAGCGGGCCGTCCAACCCGAGACGCCGGCCTAACGACAGATACCGGTCGATGCCCACCAGCTGGCTCGTGGTGTAGAAAAACACGTCGCAGGAGTCGCGCAGCGCGCGAATAATATCCTCCTGCCCGTGTCCCCACCGGCGCCAGCACCGAAACGTTTGGTTGCTCAACTTGTAGCTGCCCGTGCAGGTTATTTGCGTCTTCGTCGTCACAGCGCCGCACTCGAGCGCCGCATACCCGGTAAACGCCTTCCAGCAGGAACCGGGCGAGTACTGAGCCGAAACGGCTCGGTTGATCATCGGGTGCCGCGGGTCTTCCTGAAGAGGCCCCCACTCGGCCGAAGAGATCCCCCAAGCCAACGGGTTCGGGTCGTATGACGGCGAAGAGTATATCGCCAAGACTTCCCCAGTTTTGACGTCCAAGGCAATCGCAGCGCCGCGGAAGTCTCCCATTAAAGCCGCGGCCTTTTTCTGAATCGCCAAGTCAATAGTCAGGTGGATATCTCCCCCCCTGACAGGATCTTTTTTGTCTAAATCGCCCCGCGGCCGTCCGCGGGCGTCAACCTGAAGCGCCCTCTCTCCCGGATCCCCGCGCAGAAGAGTCTCGTAGTATTTTTCCACGCCGGTCTTGCCGATCACGTCGCCGCCAGCGTACTCGCCGCCGGATGAGGCCAGCTCTCCTTCAGAAATCTCGCCAACCTGCCCCACAACGTGGGCCGTCAGCGGCCCTGCCGGGTAATCGCGCCTCTGTCGAGGCAGCGGGAAAAATCCGGATGGAAACGACGGGTCGTTGAGCAGGGACGTCATTTGGGTCATCGTCAGGCCGGAGACGACCGCGACGGCCCGGTAGGGCGCCCAGAATCGCCGGCTGATCCCGGCGGAAAGCTCTTCTGAGGAAAGCGGGATCCCCTGACGGTTAACCGCCTCGAGGAACCGCGCCTTAGACTCTTCGGTCAGGTCAACCGGGTAGGCCATCACGTCGAATACCGTCACGTTGACGGCTAAAGGCCGGCCCTGTCGGTCGAAAATTTGTCCCCGTACCCGAGGAATGCGGATGACTCGAAGCCGGTTGTTCATCGCCAGCTGAACGTATCGATCCGCGTTCCGTATCTGAAAAAAGAACAGCCCGCCTACCAGAAACAAGATACTGCAGACGATCAGCCAGCGGATCACCAACACTCGGGAGTCAACCCGGGGACGAATTTCAGATCTAGAGGTCTTCATCGTTCCAAGTTCTGTACGACCACGCGGCCAAAAAGGCCGGAACGGTCAGAACCATCTGAAACAGGTACACGGCCAGCCAGTTCAGCGCCCCTAAAGACCGCGGCAGCAGCACGAGCCGAATACAGCTGATTATCGACATGAGAACCCAGTTGCTTACGACGAACGCGCCGCCGGTCCGTCCGTCCCGGGGCAGATCAAACCAGAACAGCCGAAACGCCCAATGGGCCATCACAAAAACGGCAGCGGTCAGCCCAGGCATCCCGCTCCAGCGAAAGTCAAGCAGAAGACCGCCAAGGGCCGGCAGCAGGTACCAAACGCAAGGGACGTCGAACCGCTTTGTCCCAACGCCGTTCAGCGCCATAAAAAACAGCTCAGGCGCGAGCAGGCCTGCTCCGACGAGCACCTGTATCAGATCCTGCAGGTACCATGTTCCAACAAGAAGAACCAGAGTCATTTCTGCCCTTTCTCCAAAAAGCCGAGGCTTTGAAGGCGCGACAGCGGCGCTGCCGGAGCGATCTCGTAGTCGATCAGGTCAGGCGAGGGCCGCTCGACGTTTCCCGTCAGAACCCCAACGAGCACTCCGGGCATCAGTCCGCCAGCGCCAATCGACGTGACAATCCGCTCGCCCTTTTGAAGCGTTACTGACGGGGCGACGTAGCGGAGCCACACTCGACCGTTTCCGTCTCCGACTGCCACCCCGACGTCCCGGGCCTCTTCCGCGACCACAGGAACGTACGAGTCGGCGCTCGTGATGAGCCGCACCCAAGTCCGCCCCTGCGCCGAATCCGTCACCAGCCCGACCAGTCCGGCGTCCTTAACCGCCGGGCTCCCTTTCTGCGGCGAGGGTTGTCCCGCCATGTCGAGGCGGACTTCGTCCCACCACGCCTGAGGGTCGCGAAAGTCGATGACAAACTCGCCGCGGTCGCTCACGGCCTGCCGAACGTCCAGCTCTTTGCTCAGCGCCAAGTCAGCGGAGAGACGCCGTTCCCTGGCCTTTAAATCCTCAATGGCCGCCAAAAGCTCCTGCCGATCCGCTGCCCACTCGAATCCAGCCCGAAAGCCACGAGAAATCATCCGAGCAGGCCACTCGGCCGGCGCCAGCATTCTGGCCGTCCAAGCCA
This is a stretch of genomic DNA from Jonquetella anthropi DSM 22815. It encodes these proteins:
- the minE gene encoding cell division topological specificity factor MinE, which translates into the protein MRLGFLECLFGKKTPSSQAAKKRLQLVLIHDRTDITPELMNALRADLIEVITRYMDVDEKNIELGMDRDDSAGQVALEASIPVLRLKRGSQVSGVRASKQ
- the rodA gene encoding rod shape-determining protein RodA codes for the protein MFERRTLGELFRASDKTLFVVLAALFSAGLLSIYSAGNGASGNGFHYALRQLTWGAVALAAALAVWKLDMPALLHYSYVIYAAGCFLLVAVLFVGSRTKGSQAWFGFSGVSIQPSEFVKIALALVLAQQCRLFCPDTFPRFLGALALAGVAGILVLVQPDLGSALVYGTITFFALVAAGAPGKYLGGLAGCVLAVLPGAWFFLKEYQRNRLLVFIEPALDPLGAGYNVIQSRIAVGSGRLLGKGFMHGTQSKLRFLPEPHTDFVFSVFAEEFGFVGSCLLLALYGVLLWRLTAVARRTRELENKIWIVALIGWLWFQFFEAIGMSMGLLPITGLPLPFMCYGGSSLVAAVLAVALVAKQGALDKLERLDSAVPDTVGLKLVDSLSGRSAGWGGPNRGISLR
- the minC gene encoding septum site-determining protein MinC, producing the protein MTEQKTDVMLRGRGAILQVSFPSGLPTVSDVGKSLKDAGQTARGIPLVFDFGDLEVSRHWILHLLTDVVEIQDLIVKGWESSNDVTRQVLSNLGLADEASHRPMVTDSTTAILSHPLRSGQSFQHDGDVILVGNLHDGAEIQATGSVCILGTLKGLVHAGYGGDNEATVIAMSYMANHIRIGTTVSVTKDPADCPWWGRPVSIALRNGVFVAKELRIDTNNA
- the mreC gene encoding rod shape-determining protein MreC yields the protein MTCALSLAAAGLVLLFSLIRTPELKFAMAWTARMLAPAEWPARMISRGFRAGFEWAADRQELLAAIEDLKARERRLSADLALSKELDVRQAVSDRGEFVIDFRDPQAWWDEVRLDMAGQPSPQKGSPAVKDAGLVGLVTDSAQGRTWVRLITSADSYVPVVAEEARDVGVAVGDGNGRVWLRYVAPSVTLQKGERIVTSIGAGGLMPGVLVGVLTGNVERPSPDLIDYEIAPAAPLSRLQSLGFLEKGQK
- a CDS encoding TIGR03960 family B12-binding radical SAM protein, with amino-acid sequence MAYRFAEFDDPQWPLIAGAKMPTRYAVCEWGARPPKLQAKLRICLCFPDVYEVGMSYLGFQLLYELIKNGTDYDCERAYCPWTDMEGLMRRAGRPLQSVESGRTLAEFDAIGFTFQHEMSFTSMLTMLDLGRVPLLSSDRDERSPIVIGGGPGAMTPEPMASFVDIFSLGDGEAQLPALLDCLARTKGRPRRQRLEAASSVPGCYVPSLVDCAYDGDGVHFSAASPLPVAKPVWHDMDAIAPQSMIVPASSIVHDRAVVELFRGCSRGCRFCQAGMTYRPVRERSLQTVEESVTRLLDRTGWEECSLVSLASCDYPQIDRLLADLAPEMARRGTKISLPSLRVDAFSVGLAEELATLKKGGLTLAPEAGTQRLRDVINKGVTEKDLYGAVEAAFSMGWQKVKFYFMMGLPTETEEDLAGILRLCENSAEIGRRHTKRASINASVAGFVPKGHTPFQWEPQNSWEELAAKGQWLKRNLRNRHVNLKYHESSQSFIEGVLARGDRRVGRAVFLAWKNGSRLDSWSDTFSLDAWMKGFSDAGIDPSWYAHRPRGKDEGLPWDHIDCGVSRSFLWRERQKAYAASVTPDCRTGGCSGCGWQGRGCHWSGGQK
- the mrdA gene encoding penicillin-binding protein 2, encoding MKTSRSEIRPRVDSRVLVIRWLIVCSILFLVGGLFFFQIRNADRYVQLAMNNRLRVIRIPRVRGQIFDRQGRPLAVNVTVFDVMAYPVDLTEESKARFLEAVNRQGIPLSSEELSAGISRRFWAPYRAVAVVSGLTMTQMTSLLNDPSFPSGFFPLPRQRRDYPAGPLTAHVVGQVGEISEGELASSGGEYAGGDVIGKTGVEKYYETLLRGDPGERALQVDARGRPRGDLDKKDPVRGGDIHLTIDLAIQKKAAALMGDFRGAAIALDVKTGEVLAIYSSPSYDPNPLAWGISSAEWGPLQEDPRHPMINRAVSAQYSPGSCWKAFTGYAALECGAVTTKTQITCTGSYKLSNQTFRCWRRWGHGQEDIIRALRDSCDVFFYTTSQLVGIDRYLSLGRRLGLDGPLGIDLPGESRGNLAGPEWKKGKGLGAWFKGDTVNYSIGQGYLLLTPLQMVNLFATIANGGTVIQPHVNKDLKPLRRDPHLNGNCLSIIRKGLKAVVAPGGTGWRAGTWGVSVAGKTGTVQNSHGDDHAVFIGYAPADAPRYAVIYYLEAGKGGGKEAAPMVGQLLAFLLEQDEGTKENDRAKN
- the minD gene encoding septum site-determining protein MinD, with the protein product MSARVIVVTSGKGGVGKTTTTANVSMALARKGKKVVVVDGDIGLRNLDVILGLENRIVYNLVDVIEGNCSLKAALIRDKRVEGLTLLPAAQTRTKDCVTADQMKDLCEQLKPDFDFIILDSPAGIESGFRNASAGADEALVVTTPDVSAVRDADRIIGMLESQGKSSIRLVVNRLRPGMVQSGEMLSVDDVLDILSVKLIGIVPEDDSVVVSSNRGEPLTLSPSSYAGMAFDNIARRILGEEVPFIDVNSLHKGGFLSSLLKFFKRS